GTGCGACTCGATGCTGATCGGTGATCGTTGCGGCGCCCACACCTTCCCCTACATCGACGTCCAGAACCCGACAGCCCGCATGGAGCACGAGGCCAGTACCTCGAAGATCGGCGAGGATCAGATCTTTTACTGCAACCAGCGCGGACTGGAGACGCAGGACGCGGTGAACATGATCGTGAACGGCTTCTGCAAGGAAGTGTTCAAGGAACTGCCGATGGAGTTCGCGGTGGAGGCTCAGCGCCTGCTCAATGTGAGCCTCGAAGGCGCGGTCGGCTAAGCGCCACGCTCACCCACTGACAAGACATGATCGCGCGGCACGGGCCGCGCCTGAAGGAACCAGGAAGACAACATGCTCAGCATTCGTGATCTGCGCGCCAACGTGCAGGACAAGGAAATTCTGAAGGGCCTCTCGCTGGAGATCGGCGCGGGCGATGTCCACGCCATCATGGGTCCCAACGGCTCCGGTAAGAGCACCCTCGCCCACCTCCTCGCCGGCCGCAACGGCTACGAAGTCACCGGTGGCAGCGTCGACTTCGACGGCACGGCCCTGCTCGAGCTCGATCCCGAAGAACGCGCTCGCGAAGGGCTCTTCCTCGCCTTCCAGTACCCGGTGGAGATCCCGGGCGTGAACAACGTCTACCTGCTGAAAGCCGCCCTCAACGCCCAGCGCAAGCACCGCGGCCTGCCGGAGCTCGACGCCTATGAATTCCTCTCACTGGTGCGCGAGAAGATGCAGCTGATGCAGATGGACGAGAGCTTCCTCCAGCGCGGCGTCAACGAGGGCTTCTCGGGCGGTGAGAAGAAGCGCAACGAGATCCTGCAGATGGCCGTGCTGGCGCCGAAGCTGGCGGTGCTCGACGAGACCGACTCGGGCCTCGACATCGACGCCCTGCGCGTGGTCGCCAACGGCGTCAACTCCCTGCGCGGCGAAGACCGCTCGATACTTCTGGTCACCCACTACCAGCGCCTGCTCGACTACATCGAGCCGGACTACGTACACGTGCTCGCCGGCGGGCGCATCATCAAGTCCGGCGACAAGAGCCTCGCCCGCGAACTCGAAGCGCGCGGCTACGACTGGGTGCTCGAGGAGGCCAACGCAGCATGACCACGGCCCTCGCCGATACGATCGCGCGCTACACGGAGGCGCACGAGCAGATGCAGCGCGTCCTCGCCGGCAGCGAGGCGATCAAGGCGCTGCGTACGCGTGCCATCGAGGCCTTTACGGCCCAGGGCTTCCCGACCCCACGCCACGAGGACTGGAAGTACACCAACCTCGCGCGCATCGAGCGCGAGGCCTTCCAGGCCGCCGCCGCCGTGCCCAGCGTGGACGGCGACGCACTGCCCGCCCTGTCCTTCGCGGACGGCGAGGCGCTGCGTTTGGTGTTCGTCAACGGTCGCTACGCACCGTCGCTCAGCGACGCGGCAGACGCGGCGCTGGCGGGCGTTCACGTGGCGAGCCTGGCCCACGCCGTGGATCAGGAAGACGAGCGCCTGGATGGCCTCGGCACGGTCGCCAGCCTCGAGAGCAACGGCCTCGTCGCACTCAACACCGCGTTCCTGAAGGATGGCGCCCTGGTTACGTTGGACGCGGACGTGACCCTCGAGAAGCCGCTCTACCTGGTGTTCCTCAGCGTCGAACAAGCCGCGGCCGCCCTGATCCAACCGCGCGTGTATCTCGTCGCCGGCCGCCACGCGCGGGCCCGTGTCGTCGAGCACCACGCCACCCTCAGTGAGCCTACCAACTTCACTAACATGGTGGAGGAGCTGCGCCTCGACGACGGCGCCCGTATCGATCACTACCTCCTGCAGGATGGCGCCCCCACCGGCTCGATCGTGCACTCGATGAACGCCACCCTGGGCCGCGACGCCAACTTCACCAGCCATCACCTGCAGGCCGGCTCGCGCCTGGCGCGCCAGGACATCCACGTGAAACTCGCGGCACCCGGCTCGAGCACCGTGCTGAACGGTGTTTTCCTGCCGAGCGGCGAGCAACACCTCGACACGCACACGCGCGTGGATCACCTGGAGCCGCACACGCGCAGCGACGAGGACTACCGCGGGGTGCTCGACGGGCGCAGCCGCGGGGTGTTCAACGGCAAGGTGGTTGTGCACAAGGATGCCCAGGGCATCGAGGCTCACCAGTCCAGCCGCAATTTGCTGCTGAGCGAACGGGCCGAGATCGACACCAAACCGGAACTCGAAATCTACGCCGACGATGTGGTTTGCAGCCATGGCGCCACCGTCGGCCAGCTCGACGAACAGGCCGTGTTCTACCTGCGCTCGCGCGGCCTCGACGAGCAACGCGCCCGTCAGTTGCTGACCTACGCCTTCGCCCGTGACCTCATCGAGCGCATCGACCTGGCGCCCGTGCGCGAGGCGGCCACCCGTGCCGTGCTCGCCCGCTTGGGCGATAGCGCTCACCTGCTAGAGGAATTGTCATGACCGTCGCTAGCCGCCCTCACCCGCTCCCCGACGTGGACGTGGTGGATGCGCCTCCCCTCGACCTCGACGTGAGCGTGGTGCGCCAACAGTTCCCGATCCTCGATCAGGAGGTGAACGGGCGCTCGCTGGTGTACCTCGACAACGCCGCCTCGGCGCAACGCCCCCAATCGGTGATCGACGCCGTGCGGCACTACGATGAGCGCGACCACGCCAACGTCCACCGCGGCGTGCACACGCTCAGCCAGCGCGCCACCGATGCCTTCGAACACGCGCGCGAGCGCGTTCGCGCATTCCTCAACGCCCGCGAGGCGCGCGAGGTGATCTTCACCCGCGGCACCACCGAGGCAATCAACCTCGTCGCCAACAGCTACGGCGTACGCCTGCAGGCCGGCGATGAAATCCTCGTCACGCACATGGAGCACCACTCCAACATCGTGCCCTGGCAGCTCCTCGCCGAGCGCACCGGCGCTGTGCTGCGCCCGGTGCCCATCAGCCAGGCCGGCGAGCTCGACATGGACGCCTACCGCGAGATGCTCGGCCCCAAGACCCGCATCGTCGCCATGATCCACGTCTCCAACGCCATCGGCACGGTCAACCCGGTGAAGGAAATCGTCAGGCTCGCCCGCGAGGCGGGGGCGATGACCCTGATCGACGGCGCCCAGGCCGTGCCCCACCTGCGGGTGGATGTGCAGGACATCGACTGCGACTTCTACGCCTTCTCCGGCCACAAGATGTACGGCCCCACGGGCATCGGCGCCCTCTACGGTCGCGCGGAGCTCCTGGAGGAGATGCCGCCCTGGCAGGGCGGCGGTGAGATGATCCTCGAGGTGCGCTTCGACGGCACCCGCTACGCGCCCCTGCCGGCCAAGTTCGAAGCCGGCACACCGAACATCTCCGGCGCGGTCGGCCTCGGCGCCGCCGTGGACTTCATCGAGTCCCTCACTCCGGAGGCCATCGGCGCCTGGGAACATGAGCTGCTCGAGTACGCCACAGACCTACTCGGCGATGTCGATGGCGCGCGCGTGATCGGCACCGCGGCGGAGAAGGCCGGCGCCCTGAGCTTCGCCCTCGAGGGGATACACCCGCACGACATCGGCACCATCCTCGACAGCGAGGGCGTCGCCGTGCGCACGGGACACCACTGCGCTCAACCTGTGATGGACTTCTTCAGGGTGCCCGCCACCGCTCGCGCGTCCTTCGCCAGCTACAACACCCACGAGGACGTGGACCGCCTCATCGACGCCCTCCGCGTGGCACAGAAGGTGTTCGGCTGATGGAGCTCGCAGACCTCTACAAGGACTTGATCATCGATCACAACAAGAGCCCGCGGAACTTCGGGCGCTTGGATCCGGCATCGCACGCGGCCGACGGCTTCAACCCCCTGTGCGGCGACAAGCTCACCGTGTACCTGAACGTGGGCGACGACGGTCGCATCGACGACGTACGCTTCGAAGGGGCGGGCTGCGCCATCTCCATCGCCTCCGCATCGCTCATGACCGAGCACCTGAAGGGCCGCACCCTGGAGGAAGCTCAGCAGGTCTTCGACTCGATGCACGCCCTGCTCACGGACGCGGACGCCGACGTCGATCAGACGGCCCTCGGCAAGCTCGCCGCCCTGTCCGGCGTGCGCGCTTATCCGTCCCGCGTGAAGTGCGCCACGCTCTGCTGGCACACCGTCAACTCAGCCCTCGCTGCCGATGGACCGGCTTCGGTAACCACGGAGTAGAGCCAAGATGTTTGGTAACCAGAGTGAACCCGTTGTCATCAGTCGCGACGTCGAAGCCATCGTGATCCCGAGCGGCGAGGAGACCACCCTGCCCGAAGATGCGATGGGCTACATCACCCAGGCCCTCGGCGGCAGCTTCACCGTCTACCTGGACGGCCACCTGTTCCGCATCGCCGGCCACGACGCCGACGCCCTCGGCAAGGAGCCGACGCCCCGCCCCGAGCTGCCCGATGGAGCGACCAAC
This genomic stretch from Pseudomonadota bacterium harbors:
- a CDS encoding SufD family Fe-S cluster assembly protein, with product CDSMLIGDRCGAHTFPYIDVQNPTARMEHEASTSKIGEDQIFYCNQRGLETQDAVNMIVNGFCKEVFKELPMEFAVEAQRLLNVSLEGAVG
- the sufC gene encoding Fe-S cluster assembly ATPase SufC; this encodes MLSIRDLRANVQDKEILKGLSLEIGAGDVHAIMGPNGSGKSTLAHLLAGRNGYEVTGGSVDFDGTALLELDPEERAREGLFLAFQYPVEIPGVNNVYLLKAALNAQRKHRGLPELDAYEFLSLVREKMQLMQMDESFLQRGVNEGFSGGEKKRNEILQMAVLAPKLAVLDETDSGLDIDALRVVANGVNSLRGEDRSILLVTHYQRLLDYIEPDYVHVLAGGRIIKSGDKSLARELEARGYDWVLEEANAA
- the sufD gene encoding Fe-S cluster assembly protein SufD is translated as MTTALADTIARYTEAHEQMQRVLAGSEAIKALRTRAIEAFTAQGFPTPRHEDWKYTNLARIEREAFQAAAAVPSVDGDALPALSFADGEALRLVFVNGRYAPSLSDAADAALAGVHVASLAHAVDQEDERLDGLGTVASLESNGLVALNTAFLKDGALVTLDADVTLEKPLYLVFLSVEQAAAALIQPRVYLVAGRHARARVVEHHATLSEPTNFTNMVEELRLDDGARIDHYLLQDGAPTGSIVHSMNATLGRDANFTSHHLQAGSRLARQDIHVKLAAPGSSTVLNGVFLPSGEQHLDTHTRVDHLEPHTRSDEDYRGVLDGRSRGVFNGKVVVHKDAQGIEAHQSSRNLLLSERAEIDTKPELEIYADDVVCSHGATVGQLDEQAVFYLRSRGLDEQRARQLLTYAFARDLIERIDLAPVREAATRAVLARLGDSAHLLEELS
- a CDS encoding cysteine desulfurase, with amino-acid sequence MTVASRPHPLPDVDVVDAPPLDLDVSVVRQQFPILDQEVNGRSLVYLDNAASAQRPQSVIDAVRHYDERDHANVHRGVHTLSQRATDAFEHARERVRAFLNAREAREVIFTRGTTEAINLVANSYGVRLQAGDEILVTHMEHHSNIVPWQLLAERTGAVLRPVPISQAGELDMDAYREMLGPKTRIVAMIHVSNAIGTVNPVKEIVRLAREAGAMTLIDGAQAVPHLRVDVQDIDCDFYAFSGHKMYGPTGIGALYGRAELLEEMPPWQGGGEMILEVRFDGTRYAPLPAKFEAGTPNISGAVGLGAAVDFIESLTPEAIGAWEHELLEYATDLLGDVDGARVIGTAAEKAGALSFALEGIHPHDIGTILDSEGVAVRTGHHCAQPVMDFFRVPATARASFASYNTHEDVDRLIDALRVAQKVFG
- the sufU gene encoding Fe-S cluster assembly sulfur transfer protein SufU, whose translation is MMELADLYKDLIIDHNKSPRNFGRLDPASHAADGFNPLCGDKLTVYLNVGDDGRIDDVRFEGAGCAISIASASLMTEHLKGRTLEEAQQVFDSMHALLTDADADVDQTALGKLAALSGVRAYPSRVKCATLCWHTVNSALAADGPASVTTE